In Nitrospirota bacterium, a single genomic region encodes these proteins:
- a CDS encoding response regulator → MATVSSQPSVLIVEDQEGPRKALCMILSSFYRIYMAETAFAALKIISESHMDLVIMDVGLPDISGIELLRRVRASGQAVKVIVVTGRGSLESAEEAMRLGAVAYLLKPFNLLEVLDLVQQGVRTSAAELALRLPMITRTVSPG, encoded by the coding sequence ATGGCGACAGTCTCATCCCAGCCAAGCGTGTTGATCGTTGAAGATCAAGAGGGACCTCGTAAGGCCCTCTGTATGATTCTCAGTTCGTTCTATCGGATCTATATGGCAGAGACGGCCTTTGCCGCGCTGAAAATTATTAGTGAAAGTCACATGGACCTGGTCATCATGGATGTCGGTCTTCCTGATATCAGCGGAATAGAATTGCTTCGACGGGTGAGGGCAAGTGGCCAAGCCGTCAAAGTCATCGTGGTGACTGGGAGAGGAAGTCTCGAATCTGCCGAAGAGGCCATGCGGTTGGGAGCCGTGGCCTATCTCCTCAAGCCATTCAATCTTCTCGAGGTCCTGGACTTGGTGCAGCAGGGAGTCAGGACCAGTGCTGCTGAGTTGGCCTTGCGGTTGCCGATGATTACGAGAACTGTCTCGCCAGGGTGA
- a CDS encoding beta-propeller fold lactonase family protein, whose protein sequence is MTTVKRDPHSISARGQVARLLTVAALGLVSVILVACGGGGDGGGGGTVSPSAAAAPAVPRFAYVTNTGENTISLYAVNAASGQLRSLGYMVAGLQPFSITVDPSGRFAYVTNQSGSLSAFGINRTTGALTEVPGSPIAAGPLPTSVTVDPSGRFAYVANRGVHSVSAYAINGTTGALTEVGLAVRTGTGPMVVTVDPRGRFVYVVNSGSNNLSGYAINSTTGALTPVPNNPFVTGDFPRAVTVHPNGRWIYVTNRFDDNVSMFTINNTTGELTAVGPLVATGSDPRAITIDPSGRWAYVANFSADTVRAYRINSTTGELEPLPVADSPTGSHPISVTVDPNSRFAYVTNEAGNTVSTFSIDGTTGALTPVIPSGTVATRTEPSSLALVTGTTAVQFIPKFAYVANQNSNNVSAFTINSATGALTSVGSPSLTGMDPRSVTVDPSRRWAYVANFGDHTLSAFMIDASTGALTAVAGSPFAVGMNPVSVTVDPSGRFAYVVNRGSNDVSVFMIDSTTGVLTAVAGSPFSTGGTLPGSVTVDSSGQWAYVANRGSNDVSVFMINRITGALTPVGAPVLAGTKPVSVTVDPSGKVAYVVNELSNDVSTFTINNLTGALTPVGLPVAAGTTPSSVTVDPSGRWAYVANSSSNTVSAFMIDASTGTLTAVAGSPFATGTNPVSVTVDLNGQRAYVANQGSNNVSVFTIDGATGALTPVGTFAGAAPVDGPVSIITTGTVQ, encoded by the coding sequence ATGACAACGGTGAAACGGGACCCTCATTCGATCAGCGCTAGAGGGCAAGTGGCCAGGCTGCTGACCGTTGCAGCTCTGGGCCTCGTGAGCGTCATACTGGTGGCTTGTGGAGGCGGGGGCGACGGTGGGGGAGGCGGAACAGTCTCGCCATCGGCGGCGGCAGCACCGGCCGTGCCCCGCTTTGCCTATGTCACGAACACCGGCGAAAACACGATCTCTCTCTATGCGGTCAATGCAGCCAGCGGTCAGTTACGATCGCTGGGGTACATGGTGGCAGGGCTCCAGCCGTTCTCCATTACGGTGGATCCCAGCGGGCGGTTTGCCTATGTGACGAACCAAAGTGGCAGCCTGTCGGCATTTGGGATTAATCGTACGACAGGGGCATTGACGGAAGTGCCAGGCAGCCCGATTGCTGCAGGGCCTCTTCCCACCTCCGTCACGGTGGATCCGAGCGGGCGGTTTGCCTATGTGGCGAATCGCGGTGTCCACAGTGTCTCAGCCTACGCGATCAATGGCACGACGGGGGCCTTGACAGAGGTGGGCCTGGCAGTACGTACCGGTACGGGCCCCATGGTGGTCACGGTAGACCCGCGCGGGCGGTTTGTCTACGTCGTGAATTCAGGATCAAACAATCTGTCGGGATACGCGATCAACAGCACGACCGGGGCACTGACTCCGGTGCCGAACAACCCGTTTGTCACGGGAGATTTCCCGCGGGCCGTCACGGTGCATCCAAACGGGCGGTGGATCTATGTGACGAACCGCTTTGACGACAATGTGTCCATGTTCACCATCAATAACACGACGGGAGAATTGACGGCGGTGGGCCCCCTGGTTGCTACAGGCAGTGACCCTCGTGCCATTACCATCGATCCGAGCGGGCGGTGGGCCTATGTGGCAAACTTTAGCGCTGATACCGTGAGGGCCTACAGGATCAACAGTACAACGGGGGAGTTAGAACCGTTGCCGGTGGCGGACAGCCCGACAGGCAGCCATCCGATCTCTGTCACGGTGGATCCGAATAGCCGGTTCGCCTATGTGACGAATGAAGCAGGCAACACCGTATCGACATTTTCGATCGACGGGACGACTGGGGCGCTGACTCCTGTGATTCCGTCCGGGACAGTCGCGACCCGCACTGAGCCTAGCTCACTAGCCCTGGTCACCGGTACGACCGCGGTGCAGTTCATACCGAAGTTTGCCTATGTGGCGAACCAGAACTCCAACAATGTGTCGGCCTTTACGATCAACAGTGCGACTGGGGCCTTGACATCGGTGGGCAGTCCTTCTCTTACAGGGATGGATCCTCGCTCCGTCACAGTGGACCCGAGCAGGCGGTGGGCCTATGTGGCAAACTTCGGCGACCATACCCTGTCGGCGTTCATGATTGATGCGAGTACTGGGGCGCTGACGGCGGTGGCGGGCAGTCCGTTTGCGGTCGGGATGAACCCCGTGTCGGTGACGGTGGATCCGAGCGGTCGATTTGCCTACGTGGTAAATCGCGGCTCCAACGATGTGTCGGTATTCATGATCGACAGCACGACAGGGGTCCTGACGGCGGTGGCAGGCAGTCCATTTTCCACAGGGGGGACTCTCCCCGGTTCCGTCACGGTGGACTCGAGTGGGCAGTGGGCCTACGTAGCGAATCGAGGCTCCAACGACGTATCGGTGTTCATGATCAATAGAATCACTGGAGCGTTGACTCCTGTGGGTGCTCCAGTTCTTGCCGGGACGAAACCTGTCTCCGTGACCGTAGATCCGAGCGGGAAGGTGGCCTATGTGGTGAACGAACTTTCCAACGACGTATCGACGTTTACGATTAACAATCTCACCGGGGCGTTGACTCCGGTAGGTCTCCCAGTTGCCGCCGGGACCACTCCCAGTTCTGTGACGGTGGACCCGAGTGGGCGATGGGCCTATGTGGCGAATTCCAGTTCCAATACAGTGTCGGCGTTCATGATTGATGCGAGCACTGGGACGTTGACGGCGGTGGCGGGCAGTCCGTTTGCGACTGGGACGAATCCTGTCTCCGTGACGGTGGACTTGAACGGGCAGCGGGCCTATGTGGCGAATCAAGGCTCCAACAATGTGTCGGTGTTCACGATTGATGGCGCCACCGGGGCGCTGACGCCGGTTGGTACCTTTGCGGGTGCGGCTCCGGTCGACGGGCCTGTGAGCATCATCACCACAGGGACGGTGCAGTAA
- a CDS encoding response regulator, with translation MAATVSEQTILIVEDQEGPRRALMMILGSFYRIHTAETASAALKIVVESPIDLMLMDVGLPDYSGIELLRRVRATGRDIKVIVMTGGASIESAEEVLRLGAVAYLLKPFNFQEVLTLVENALTVKDPKLAS, from the coding sequence ATGGCGGCAACCGTATCTGAACAGACCATCCTCATTGTCGAGGATCAAGAGGGGCCTCGGAGGGCCCTGATGATGATCCTCGGTTCATTCTATCGGATTCATACGGCGGAGACGGCCTCTGCCGCACTGAAGATTGTTGTCGAATCCCCCATTGATCTCATGCTGATGGATGTCGGTCTACCCGACTATAGCGGCATCGAGTTGCTCCGACGGGTGAGAGCTACCGGGCGAGATATCAAAGTGATAGTGATGACCGGCGGGGCTTCCATCGAGTCCGCTGAAGAGGTTTTACGGTTGGGGGCGGTGGCCTATCTCCTCAAGCCATTTAACTTTCAAGAGGTCCTTACTCTGGTTGAAAATGCGTTAACGGTGAAGGACCCGAAATTGGCATCGTGA